A genomic window from Mesosutterella faecium includes:
- the htpG gene encoding molecular chaperone HtpG, translating to MTAQVHGFQTEVTKLLKLLANSLYSNKEVFLRELISNASDAVDKLRFLSITHPELTKDDPSFWIRVRADEKAGTLTISDNGIGMTLAEANEHLGTIAKSGTEEFFKNLSKDQAKASQLIGQFGVGFYSAFIVADRVTVLSRAAGSKPEEGVRWSSDGSGTYESENITREQRGTDVVLHLKDSEKEFLNEWTLRETITRYSDHISTPVLLWCEKHEPASEKDGEKKEDKPVWGWEQVNDAKALWTLAPKDVKDEQYIAFYKHLTHDYGDPLTWAHNRVEGDLEYISLLYIPKEAPWDLYSRDEKHGLKLYVQRVFIMDNSEEFLPNYLRFVKGLVDTTALDLNVSRELLQKSPVTRKLKRALTKRALSMIEKLAADKDKYQIFWSQYGRVMKEGPIEDPSDREQVMKLLRFASTKSGTAAQTVSLENYIARMPEKQKNIYYLTAGSYEAAANSPYLETLRKKGIEVLLLTDRVDEWLMGNVRDFEGHSFVPATASDLQLGDLADKDDQKKKDEAEKDNKGVVERLKKALEGKVTNVRISTRLVDSPSCIVGEQDQMLTPQMRRMLEAAGQSVPEEKFTLEINPEHPLIRQAAAETDEARFGKWADFIYGQALLADQGSLKDPSSFVKIMNELILKK from the coding sequence ATGACTGCACAGGTTCACGGTTTTCAGACTGAAGTCACCAAGCTGCTGAAGCTGCTCGCCAATTCGCTTTACTCCAACAAGGAAGTCTTCCTGCGGGAGCTGATCTCGAACGCCTCGGACGCCGTCGACAAGCTGCGCTTTCTTTCCATCACGCACCCGGAGCTCACAAAGGACGACCCCAGTTTCTGGATCCGGGTCCGGGCCGATGAAAAGGCAGGCACTCTCACGATCTCCGACAACGGCATCGGCATGACGCTTGCCGAAGCGAACGAGCATCTCGGGACGATCGCGAAGTCGGGCACCGAGGAGTTCTTCAAGAATCTTTCGAAGGACCAGGCCAAGGCCTCGCAGCTCATCGGCCAGTTCGGCGTGGGCTTCTACAGCGCCTTCATCGTGGCCGACCGCGTCACGGTGCTCTCGCGTGCGGCTGGCTCAAAGCCCGAAGAGGGCGTGCGCTGGAGCTCGGACGGCAGCGGCACCTATGAGTCCGAGAACATCACCCGCGAGCAGCGCGGCACCGACGTCGTGCTGCACCTGAAGGACTCGGAAAAGGAGTTCCTGAACGAATGGACGCTGCGCGAGACGATCACGCGCTACTCCGACCACATCTCCACGCCGGTGCTGCTCTGGTGCGAAAAGCACGAGCCGGCCTCGGAAAAGGACGGGGAAAAGAAGGAAGACAAGCCCGTCTGGGGCTGGGAGCAGGTGAACGATGCGAAGGCGCTCTGGACCCTCGCCCCCAAGGACGTGAAGGACGAGCAGTACATCGCCTTCTACAAGCATCTCACGCATGACTACGGCGATCCCCTCACCTGGGCGCACAACCGGGTCGAGGGAGACCTCGAATACATTTCTCTGCTCTACATCCCGAAGGAAGCGCCCTGGGACCTGTATTCGCGCGATGAAAAGCACGGCCTCAAGCTCTACGTCCAGCGCGTCTTCATCATGGACAACAGCGAGGAGTTCCTGCCGAACTACCTGCGCTTTGTGAAGGGCCTGGTGGACACCACGGCGCTCGACCTCAACGTCTCGCGCGAGCTGCTGCAAAAGAGCCCCGTCACGAGGAAGCTGAAGCGCGCCCTCACGAAGCGGGCCCTGTCGATGATTGAGAAGCTCGCCGCCGACAAGGACAAGTATCAGATCTTCTGGAGCCAGTACGGCCGCGTCATGAAGGAGGGCCCGATCGAGGATCCCTCGGACCGCGAGCAGGTGATGAAGCTGCTGCGCTTCGCCTCCACGAAGTCCGGGACTGCGGCCCAGACGGTGAGCCTCGAGAACTACATCGCCCGGATGCCTGAAAAGCAGAAGAACATCTATTACCTCACCGCGGGCAGCTACGAGGCGGCGGCCAACTCCCCGTACCTCGAGACGCTCCGGAAGAAGGGGATCGAAGTGCTGCTGCTCACCGACCGCGTCGACGAGTGGCTGATGGGCAACGTGCGCGACTTTGAAGGCCACAGCTTCGTGCCCGCCACGGCCTCTGACCTGCAGCTGGGAGACCTGGCCGACAAGGACGACCAGAAGAAGAAGGACGAGGCCGAAAAGGACAACAAGGGCGTCGTGGAGCGCCTGAAGAAGGCCCTCGAGGGGAAGGTGACCAACGTGCGGATTTCAACCCGGCTCGTGGACTCCCCCTCCTGCATCGTGGGCGAGCAGGATCAGATGCTCACGCCGCAGATGCGCCGCATGCTTGAGGCCGCGGGCCAGAGCGTTCCGGAGGAGAAGTTCACCCTCGAAATCAACCCCGAGCACCCGCTGATCCGCCAGGCCGCGGCCGAAACCGACGAGGCTCGCTTCGGCAAATGGGCTGACTTCATCTACGGGCAGGCGCTGCTCGCCGACCAGGGGTCCCTGAAGGACCCGAGCTCGTTCGTGAAGATCATGAACGAGCTGATTCTGAAGAAGTAA
- a CDS encoding universal stress protein, with translation MKILLPTDGSACSTNAVEFFVSRTSLRGAHPQLVLLTVQQPLSAIRRLLVRGDEQAYYDAEAERALAPARRVLRAEGVDFTEQKAVGDPAEQIAEAVAREKPDLILMGSRGLSAFAGLILGSVTTEVLARTRTPVLIVRGKEEPRKDALRVAIAVDGSEYGQAAARYVVGHLELFGQGAKFHAINVVTTLDKEYYSVVAAVSNEKLTKKDMKLIQYEDFVDSMKTVRPIFKAAGLKVKEVCLTGDPADQIADYAEENRLDLIVMGSHGYGNFKSAVMGSVATHVAAQGNVPILLIRTETHIPPMIE, from the coding sequence ATGAAAATTCTCCTTCCCACCGACGGCAGCGCCTGCAGCACCAACGCCGTTGAGTTCTTTGTATCGCGCACCTCTCTGCGCGGGGCCCACCCGCAGCTTGTCCTCCTTACTGTTCAGCAACCCCTGTCGGCCATCCGCAGGCTTCTGGTGAGGGGCGACGAGCAGGCATACTACGACGCCGAGGCCGAGCGCGCGCTTGCCCCGGCGCGCCGGGTGCTGCGGGCCGAGGGCGTCGACTTCACCGAGCAAAAGGCTGTGGGGGACCCCGCCGAGCAGATCGCCGAGGCCGTCGCCCGCGAGAAGCCGGACCTCATCCTGATGGGCTCGCGCGGCCTTTCGGCTTTCGCCGGCCTGATCCTCGGCTCGGTGACCACGGAAGTCCTCGCGCGCACACGCACCCCCGTTCTCATCGTGAGGGGCAAGGAGGAGCCGCGCAAGGACGCGCTCCGCGTGGCGATCGCCGTGGACGGTTCGGAGTACGGCCAGGCCGCGGCCCGCTACGTGGTCGGTCATCTCGAGCTTTTCGGACAGGGCGCGAAGTTCCACGCGATCAATGTCGTCACCACGCTCGACAAGGAGTACTACTCGGTCGTCGCCGCGGTTTCAAACGAGAAGCTTACGAAAAAGGACATGAAGCTCATCCAGTACGAGGACTTTGTCGACTCGATGAAGACGGTCCGCCCGATCTTCAAGGCCGCCGGCCTCAAGGTGAAGGAAGTGTGCCTCACGGGAGATCCCGCCGACCAGATCGCGGACTACGCCGAGGAGAACCGGCTCGACCTCATCGTCATGGGCTCTCACGGCTACGGCAACTTCAAGTCGGCGGTCATGGGCTCCGTGGCCACGCACGTGGCCGCCCAGGGCAACGTGCCGATTCTGCTCATCCGCACCGAAACTCATATTCCCCCGATGATCGAATAG
- a CDS encoding IS1634 family transposase, protein MSKHVAIVTTQGRKYVRVVESYRNADGKPRSRLLENHGNLDVLEQEDPDYLKNLRARVAAENEAVRKARLEELDNSAQTRIRKLEQSQKGADYSCAARLKLGAAVIRQVWKDDLNLPQVFRYLQSKRKIEYSYDKAAFLLCSQRIVSPGSKKKAFEERGSSIVPFDGIADNNVVYRVLDRLAEDKEAIVKHLNREISSRLNRTVSAAFYDVTTYAFESRKEGELRQFGLSKDHKVNEVQVVLGLVMDAFGIPIDYELFPGSTSEFGTMLPMIRRIKTAYDLQTLIVVADRGLNSNENLLGLKDIGCDFVLAQKVKNSTKELRKQILDDGNWDETVMDGDEIVCRYKTMDLSKTVFVTKISKTTGRKYQSSKKVDSLDVRWIVSHSQSRANKDNSDIDRAVEKAKKALRSRGSLTSSRGYRSLIKVPKGEGEPSLDMKKIEEARRWAGYYAVCTNLKTKSSQDIMKIYRNLWRIEDCFWVSKTTLEARPCFVWTDSHVRGHFASCFISLVIEKYMQHVLKQKIRDITCDEINAALRGAEVALDDGNPQMPLYLRLYPKEGRFDSILRAFSLEPPCHYETAQSLCKKLRLKDIARPKSCTTRDEK, encoded by the coding sequence ATGTCCAAACACGTTGCCATCGTCACGACCCAGGGGCGCAAGTACGTCCGCGTTGTCGAGAGCTACCGCAATGCGGACGGCAAGCCCCGGTCGCGGCTCTTGGAGAATCACGGCAACCTCGACGTCCTTGAGCAAGAAGATCCCGACTATCTCAAGAACCTGCGTGCCCGCGTGGCAGCCGAGAACGAGGCGGTCAGGAAGGCCAGGCTGGAGGAGCTAGACAACTCGGCCCAGACAAGAATCCGCAAGCTCGAGCAGTCCCAAAAAGGCGCTGACTATTCGTGCGCCGCAAGGCTGAAGCTCGGCGCTGCCGTCATTCGGCAGGTATGGAAGGACGATCTGAATCTGCCGCAGGTGTTCCGCTATCTGCAGAGCAAGCGCAAAATCGAGTATTCGTACGACAAGGCAGCGTTCCTGCTGTGCTCGCAAAGGATCGTCAGTCCGGGCAGCAAGAAAAAAGCCTTCGAGGAGCGCGGCTCAAGCATCGTGCCGTTCGACGGCATCGCAGACAACAATGTCGTGTACCGGGTGCTCGACCGGCTTGCGGAGGACAAGGAAGCGATTGTCAAACACCTTAACCGCGAGATCAGCAGCAGGCTGAACCGCACGGTCTCAGCCGCCTTTTATGACGTGACGACATATGCCTTTGAGAGCCGGAAAGAAGGCGAGCTGCGCCAGTTCGGGCTGAGCAAGGACCACAAGGTCAACGAGGTCCAGGTAGTTCTCGGACTCGTGATGGATGCGTTCGGCATCCCCATTGATTACGAGCTTTTCCCCGGCAGCACCTCAGAGTTCGGCACGATGCTCCCCATGATCAGGCGGATCAAAACGGCTTATGACCTGCAGACGCTCATTGTCGTTGCCGACAGGGGGCTCAATTCAAACGAGAACCTGCTCGGGCTCAAGGACATCGGCTGCGACTTTGTCCTCGCGCAGAAGGTTAAGAACAGCACGAAGGAGCTGCGCAAACAGATCCTTGACGACGGAAATTGGGATGAGACCGTCATGGACGGCGACGAGATTGTCTGCCGCTACAAGACAATGGATCTGTCAAAGACGGTTTTCGTAACCAAAATCAGCAAAACCACAGGGCGCAAGTATCAGTCGTCGAAGAAAGTGGATTCTCTGGATGTCCGCTGGATCGTCTCGCATTCGCAGTCCCGGGCCAACAAGGACAATAGCGACATCGACCGTGCCGTTGAGAAGGCGAAAAAAGCCCTGCGCAGCAGGGGATCGCTGACCTCCAGCCGCGGATACAGGTCTTTGATCAAGGTGCCGAAAGGCGAAGGCGAGCCGTCACTGGATATGAAGAAAATCGAAGAGGCGAGGCGGTGGGCCGGCTATTACGCCGTCTGCACGAATCTGAAGACGAAGTCCTCTCAGGACATCATGAAGATTTACCGCAATCTCTGGCGCATCGAGGATTGCTTCTGGGTAAGCAAGACCACGCTCGAAGCCCGCCCCTGCTTTGTCTGGACAGACAGTCATGTCAGAGGACATTTTGCGAGTTGCTTCATCAGCCTCGTGATCGAAAAGTACATGCAGCATGTCCTCAAACAGAAGATCAGGGACATCACCTGTGACGAAATCAACGCGGCGCTGCGCGGTGCCGAAGTTGCCCTCGATGACGGCAATCCCCAAATGCCCCTGTACCTGAGGCTTTATCCAAAGGAGGGCCGCTTTGACTCGATCCTCAGGGCATTCAGCCTGGAGCCGCCCTGCCACTATGAGACGGCACAGTCACTATGCAAGAAGCTGCGGCTCAAAGACATTGCCCGACCGAAAAGTTGTACTACCAGAGATGAAAAATAA